One part of the Hyphomicrobiales bacterium genome encodes these proteins:
- a CDS encoding porin family protein encodes MHRSLFSLALAASACLSTPALAADQLAYQQAAPQPTIVRDGPPRWTGFYSGVHAGLGFVDSWDNVDGLLEDKQSFLGGVHAGGSLQVSNVVLGIEGDASLTNFTRPRVGVTSLEISIPWSASVRGRVGYAFGHLLIYGTGGLAVAGVETTSATASSSDTRYGHVIGAGVEWGLTRNIALGGELLRYDFSKENLTLGASFQSEHSQDVVRARLSYRY; translated from the coding sequence GTGCATCGTTCACTTTTTTCGCTTGCGCTGGCTGCTTCAGCCTGCCTGTCGACGCCAGCGCTCGCTGCTGACCAGCTCGCCTACCAACAGGCCGCACCCCAGCCGACAATCGTGCGCGATGGACCGCCACGCTGGACGGGGTTCTACTCCGGGGTGCATGCCGGACTTGGCTTTGTTGACAGCTGGGACAATGTCGACGGTTTGCTGGAAGACAAACAAAGCTTCTTGGGCGGTGTCCACGCCGGCGGATCGCTGCAGGTGAGCAACGTCGTGCTGGGCATCGAGGGTGATGCGTCGCTGACCAACTTCACCCGCCCGCGGGTCGGCGTAACATCGCTGGAAATTTCCATTCCCTGGTCCGCTTCGGTACGCGGCCGAGTCGGCTACGCTTTCGGGCATCTTCTGATCTACGGAACCGGCGGCCTCGCGGTGGCCGGTGTCGAAACGACCTCGGCGACGGCGAGCTCATCGGACACGCGCTACGGCCACGTGATCGGTGCTGGCGTGGAGTGGGGCCTAACGCGCAACATTGCCCTGGGCGGAGAGCTTCTGCGCTACGACTTTTCCAAGGAAAACCTAACTCTCGGCGCGTCGTTTCAAAGCGAGCACAGCCAAGACGTGGTGCGCGCACGACTGTCTTATCGCTATTAG
- the cueR gene encoding Cu(I)-responsive transcriptional regulator produces the protein MNIGEAAERTQLPPKTIRYYEEIGLVRPGRADNGYRDYAEKDVHRLAFLQRARGLGFTIDECRQLLSLYDDTHRASCDVKALTLEKISEIDTKLAEMQALRATLATLAETCAGDDRPDCPILNDMAGQSQA, from the coding sequence ATGAACATTGGCGAAGCGGCAGAGCGCACGCAGCTGCCGCCAAAAACCATCCGTTATTACGAGGAAATCGGCCTTGTTCGTCCAGGTCGCGCCGACAATGGCTATCGCGACTACGCCGAAAAGGACGTGCATCGCCTGGCCTTTTTGCAGCGGGCGCGCGGTCTGGGGTTCACGATCGATGAGTGTCGCCAGCTTCTTTCCCTCTACGACGACACCCACCGGGCGAGCTGCGACGTCAAAGCGCTGACCTTGGAAAAGATCAGCGAGATCGACACCAAGCTCGCCGAGATGCAGGCCTTGCGCGCCACGCTTGCGACCTTGGCAGAGACCTGCGCGGGCGACGATCGTCCCGATTGTCCAATCCTCAACGATATGGCTGGCCAGTCCCAAGCCTAG